A single region of the Nicotiana sylvestris chromosome 6, ASM39365v2, whole genome shotgun sequence genome encodes:
- the LOC104246267 gene encoding small ribosomal subunit protein uS8z/uS8w — protein sequence MVRVSVLNDALKSMYNAEKRGKRQVMIRPSSKVIIKFLIVMQKHGYIGEFEYVDDHRSGKIVVELNGRLNKCGVISPRFDVGVKEIEGWTARLLPSRQFGYIVLTTSAGIMDHEEARRKNVGGKVLGFFY from the exons ATGGTGAGAGTTAGTGTGTTGAATGATGCTCTTAAGAGCATGTACAATGCTGAGAAGAGGGGAAAGCGTCAAGTCATGATTAGGCCTTCTTCCAAAGTCATCATCAAATTCCTCATTGTCATGCAAAAGCATG GGTACATTGGAGAATTTGAGTATGTTGATGATCACAGGTCAGGAAAAATTGTAGTTGAACTGAATGGTAGGTTGAACAAGTGTGGCGTCATTAGTCCTCGTTTTGATGTTGGAGTTAAGGAGATTGAAGGATGGACTGCTAGGTTGTTGCCTTCCAGACAG TTTGGATACATCGTACTGACTACATCTGCTGGTATCATGGACCACGAGGAGGCTAGAAGGAAGAATGTGGGTGGGAAGGTTCTTGGTTTCTTTTATTAA